The following coding sequences are from one Phycisphaeraceae bacterium window:
- a CDS encoding CbiX/SirB N-terminal domain-containing protein, protein MSKAPEKLGIVIVDHGSRRAASNEMLERFVGAFAPEAGFEIVEPAHMELAEPSIGTAFDRCVERGATKVLICPYFLLPGKHWDQDIPELAAEAAGRHPGVPFVVTAPIGLHPMMKQVIENRIEHCISHMAGTAPECESCAGTGRCSFRLPEGVGEKVGG, encoded by the coding sequence ATGAGTAAAGCACCTGAGAAGCTGGGTATTGTGATTGTGGACCATGGGTCTCGGCGGGCGGCGTCGAATGAGATGCTGGAGCGTTTTGTGGGGGCGTTTGCGCCGGAGGCGGGGTTTGAGATTGTGGAGCCGGCGCACATGGAGCTGGCGGAGCCGTCGATCGGGACGGCGTTTGATCGTTGTGTGGAGCGCGGGGCGACGAAGGTATTGATCTGTCCTTATTTTTTGCTGCCTGGGAAGCACTGGGATCAGGACATTCCGGAGTTGGCGGCGGAGGCAGCGGGGCGGCATCCGGGGGTGCCTTTTGTGGTGACGGCACCGATCGGGCTGCACCCGATGATGAAACAGGTGATCGAGAATCGGATCGAGCATTGCATCAGTCATATGGCGGGTACGGCGCCGGAGTGTGAGTCGTGTGCGGGGACGGGGCGGTGTTCGTTTCGGCTGCCTGAGGGCGTTGGGGAGAAGGTCGGGGGGTGA
- a CDS encoding 3-isopropylmalate dehydrogenase, with protein sequence MSLNLAIIAGDGTGQEVTNQALRVLQQVATDANFTVTTTDLPYGGDRYLKTGTVLTDDELNELKQYDAILLGAVGHPDVPPGVLEKGILLKLRFELDQYINLRPVKLYPGIETPLANKTPDDIDLVVVRENTEDLYGGNGGVIRQNTPNELSTQEMIATRFGVERCLRYAFDLARTRKAGGYPGKLTLVHKTNVLTHCGGTWFRAFNEIGDADYKDIQRDYHHVDACCMYLATKPEIYDTVVVPNMFGDIITDLGAAIAGGMGIAASGNLNPDPNNPNPSMFEPVHGSSPDIAGQNKANPLAAIDSLAMLLQETGRTQNKPHLTTAGDRVAQAVQAVTPNFTGKKLDRSGYSTSDIGDMVLNALAQSPTPANA encoded by the coding sequence ATGTCCCTCAACCTCGCCATCATCGCCGGCGATGGAACCGGCCAGGAAGTCACCAACCAGGCCCTCCGCGTCCTCCAGCAGGTCGCCACCGACGCCAACTTCACCGTCACCACCACCGACCTCCCCTACGGCGGAGACCGCTACCTCAAAACCGGAACCGTCCTCACCGACGACGAACTCAACGAACTCAAGCAGTACGACGCCATCCTCCTCGGCGCCGTCGGACACCCCGACGTACCCCCAGGCGTCCTCGAAAAAGGCATCCTCCTCAAACTCCGTTTCGAACTCGACCAGTACATCAACCTCCGACCCGTCAAACTCTACCCCGGCATCGAAACACCTCTCGCCAACAAAACACCCGACGATATCGACCTCGTCGTCGTCCGCGAAAATACCGAAGACCTCTACGGCGGCAACGGCGGCGTCATCCGACAAAACACACCCAACGAACTCTCCACACAGGAAATGATCGCCACACGCTTCGGCGTCGAACGTTGCCTCCGCTACGCCTTCGACCTCGCACGAACCCGAAAAGCTGGCGGTTACCCCGGCAAACTCACCCTCGTTCACAAAACCAACGTCCTCACCCACTGCGGCGGCACATGGTTCCGAGCCTTCAACGAGATCGGCGACGCCGACTACAAAGACATCCAACGCGACTACCACCACGTCGACGCCTGCTGCATGTACCTCGCCACCAAACCCGAAATCTACGACACCGTCGTCGTCCCCAACATGTTCGGCGACATCATCACCGACCTCGGTGCCGCCATCGCCGGCGGAATGGGCATCGCCGCCTCCGGCAACCTTAACCCCGACCCCAACAACCCCAACCCCTCCATGTTCGAACCCGTCCACGGCTCCTCACCCGACATCGCCGGCCAGAACAAAGCCAACCCACTCGCCGCCATCGACTCCCTCGCCATGCTCCTCCAGGAAACCGGACGCACCCAGAACAAACCCCACCTCACCACCGCCGGCGACCGCGTCGCACAAGCCGTCCAGGCCGTCACCCCCAACTTCACCGGCAAAAAACTCGACCGCTCCGGCTACTCAACCTCCGACATAGGCGACATGGTCCTCAATGCCCTAGCTCAATCCCCCACCCCCGCCAACGCCTGA
- a CDS encoding DUF1343 domain-containing protein, protein MRNITLLILLTTLAACQTTQPPTPPPTTTTHAAPAPTKILNGVDILQRDNFRLLENQRVAIVTNHTGLTRDGQHIVDLLHHAPNVNLVKIFSPEHGLYGKLDEKVGHSVHPEYDLKVYSLYGETRKPTPDMLEDIDTIVFDIQDIGTRFYTYISTMGLCMEAASEHNLRIVVLDRPNPINGIDVAGPIADEKHFGFTAYGPIPLRHGMTVGELAHLFNTEYDINANLTVVPVEGWSREQFFDHTGLLWTNPSPNMRNLTQAILYPGIGLLESGKQISVGRGTDQPFEVFGAPFINPQQLTAALNNRNIPGLSFIPIRFTPTVRHYKDQDCGGVYIMITDRHALEPISAGLTIAWTIEHLYPDAYDLDSVARMIQDDDAMNALKSATDPTTIPNIWQAELNTFKQTRLHHLIY, encoded by the coding sequence ATGCGAAACATCACCCTCCTCATCCTCCTGACCACCCTCGCCGCCTGCCAAACCACGCAACCGCCCACACCGCCACCAACCACAACAACCCACGCAGCCCCCGCGCCCACCAAAATCCTCAATGGCGTCGACATCCTCCAACGCGACAACTTCCGACTCCTCGAAAACCAACGCGTCGCCATCGTCACCAACCACACCGGCCTCACCCGCGATGGCCAGCACATCGTCGACCTCCTCCACCACGCACCCAACGTCAACCTCGTCAAAATCTTCTCACCCGAACACGGCCTCTACGGAAAACTCGACGAAAAAGTAGGCCACTCCGTCCACCCCGAATACGACCTCAAGGTCTACTCCCTATACGGCGAAACCCGTAAACCAACACCCGACATGCTCGAAGACATCGACACCATCGTCTTCGACATCCAGGACATCGGCACACGCTTCTACACCTACATCTCCACCATGGGCCTCTGCATGGAGGCAGCCTCCGAACACAACCTCCGCATCGTCGTCCTCGACCGACCCAATCCCATCAACGGCATCGACGTCGCCGGACCCATCGCCGACGAAAAACACTTCGGCTTCACCGCCTACGGACCCATCCCTCTCCGACACGGTATGACCGTCGGCGAACTCGCCCACCTCTTCAACACCGAATACGACATCAACGCCAACCTCACCGTCGTACCCGTCGAAGGATGGTCCCGCGAACAGTTCTTCGACCACACAGGCCTCCTCTGGACCAACCCCTCACCCAACATGCGCAACCTCACCCAGGCCATCCTCTACCCCGGCATCGGCCTCCTCGAATCAGGAAAACAAATCTCCGTCGGCCGCGGAACCGACCAACCCTTCGAAGTCTTCGGCGCCCCCTTCATCAACCCCCAACAACTCACCGCCGCCCTCAACAACCGCAACATCCCCGGACTCTCCTTCATCCCCATCCGCTTCACACCCACCGTCCGACACTACAAAGACCAGGACTGTGGCGGGGTCTACATCATGATCACCGACCGCCACGCCCTCGAACCCATCTCCGCAGGACTCACCATCGCCTGGACCATCGAACACCTCTACCCCGACGCCTACGACCTCGACTCCGTCGCCCGAATGATCCAAGACGACGACGCCATGAACGCCCTCAAATCAGCCACAGACCCCACCACCATCCCCAACATCTGGCAAGCCGAACTCAACACCTTCAAACAAACCCGACTCCACCACCTCATCTACTAA
- a CDS encoding dienelactone hydrolase family protein, which translates to MMMRVVLLMMVGLLVAGCVVVSEGVEVENVGERGAERGVEGVEVPEGMDALERLESSPRHHEWVVLGSGRGRSVRAFVVYPEVAEKAGVVVVIHENRGLNDWARSVADQVAELGYIAIAPDLLSGMGPGGGGTEAFGSPDEARTGIYGLDQAMVTEDLKAVVRYGRTMDAGDGRVSVAGFCWGGSQAFGFAAEDARLAGVYVFYGSAPEAGVMERIAVPVYGFYGGNDARITSAVPEVAQAMAAAGKRYEPVVYEGAGHGFLRAGEMAGASEANRVAREEAWVRWGRLLRGR; encoded by the coding sequence ATGATGATGCGTGTAGTCTTGCTGATGATGGTGGGTTTGTTGGTCGCTGGTTGTGTGGTGGTGTCGGAGGGGGTTGAGGTTGAGAACGTAGGTGAACGTGGGGCGGAGCGGGGGGTGGAGGGTGTCGAGGTGCCGGAGGGGATGGATGCGTTGGAGCGGCTGGAGTCGTCGCCACGGCATCATGAGTGGGTGGTGTTGGGGTCGGGGCGTGGTCGGTCGGTGCGGGCGTTTGTGGTTTATCCGGAGGTGGCGGAGAAGGCGGGGGTGGTGGTGGTGATTCATGAGAATCGGGGGTTGAATGATTGGGCGCGGAGCGTGGCGGATCAGGTGGCGGAGTTGGGGTATATCGCGATTGCACCGGATCTGTTGTCGGGGATGGGGCCGGGGGGCGGGGGGACGGAGGCTTTTGGGTCGCCGGATGAGGCGCGGACGGGGATTTATGGGTTGGATCAGGCGATGGTGACGGAGGATCTGAAGGCGGTGGTTCGGTATGGGCGGACGATGGACGCGGGGGATGGTCGGGTGTCGGTGGCGGGTTTCTGCTGGGGCGGGTCGCAGGCGTTTGGTTTTGCGGCGGAGGATGCGCGGCTGGCGGGCGTGTATGTGTTTTATGGGAGTGCGCCGGAGGCGGGGGTGATGGAGCGGATTGCGGTGCCGGTGTATGGGTTTTATGGCGGGAATGATGCTCGGATCACGTCGGCGGTGCCGGAGGTGGCGCAGGCGATGGCGGCGGCGGGCAAGCGGTATGAGCCGGTGGTGTATGAGGGTGCGGGGCACGGGTTTTTGCGGGCGGGGGAGATGGCGGGGGCGTCGGAGGCGAATCGGGTGGCGAGGGAGGAGGCTTGGGTGCGGTGGGGGAGGTTGTTGCGGGGGAGGTGA
- a CDS encoding diguanylate cyclase, whose amino-acid sequence MRREPAGRAMDEMLDGLSFPGGDEPIESPLSDTRWPRLGLSMIMRALQLGGLSLAGVGAVAATVWIGPGVALAFLAVIVIATYQLHTRLVTRSLERLIDQLELTACNPTPELVEHLPLGRQDEIGHISRAMARVCRNSIRKGHEAKQLRRTMDERVRLATRQATGKLHKQTLRDPLTDLGNRRFLDEQGTAVFEATAGSDTPLLCLALDLDHFKELNDTLGHAVGDDVLVFLGSLIKATLRDGDLAVRTGGDEFLILMPGAETERGVSWATQLRALFTQQTTLLTRGGPRPDLSIGVAERKVDGTEDLAALMKLADERLYTAKRNGRGRTEAA is encoded by the coding sequence ATGCGACGCGAACCCGCTGGCCGTGCGATGGATGAGATGCTCGACGGGCTGAGCTTCCCGGGCGGCGATGAGCCAATCGAATCGCCGCTGTCGGATACACGCTGGCCGCGGCTGGGGCTCAGCATGATCATGCGCGCCTTGCAACTGGGCGGCCTCAGCCTCGCGGGTGTCGGCGCGGTCGCCGCCACCGTCTGGATCGGCCCCGGAGTAGCCCTGGCATTCCTGGCGGTCATCGTGATCGCCACGTACCAGCTGCACACGCGGCTGGTGACACGATCGCTGGAGCGATTGATCGATCAACTGGAGTTGACCGCCTGCAACCCGACGCCCGAACTGGTCGAACACCTCCCGCTGGGCCGTCAGGACGAGATCGGACACATCTCCAGGGCGATGGCCCGTGTCTGTCGGAACTCAATCCGCAAGGGTCACGAGGCCAAGCAACTCCGCCGAACCATGGACGAGCGCGTACGCCTGGCGACACGACAGGCGACCGGCAAGCTGCACAAGCAGACCCTGCGCGACCCGCTGACGGACCTGGGCAACCGCCGCTTCCTCGATGAACAGGGCACCGCGGTCTTCGAGGCCACCGCGGGGAGCGACACCCCCCTGCTCTGCTTGGCCCTCGACCTCGACCACTTCAAGGAACTCAACGACACCCTCGGCCACGCGGTGGGCGATGACGTGCTGGTGTTCCTCGGGTCGCTCATCAAGGCGACGCTGCGCGATGGCGACCTCGCCGTGCGGACCGGCGGCGACGAGTTCCTGATCCTGATGCCCGGAGCCGAGACCGAGCGTGGCGTGAGCTGGGCAACCCAACTCCGCGCCCTGTTCACCCAGCAGACCACCCTGCTGACCCGCGGCGGACCACGACCTGACCTGTCCATAGGCGTCGCCGAGCGAAAAGTAGATGGCACGGAAGACCTGGCAGCCCTGATGAAGCTCGCCGATGAACGGCTCTACACCGCCAAACGCAACGGACGCGGTCGGACCGAGGCGGCGTAA
- a CDS encoding glycosyltransferase family A protein: MALVLWWFWVVALAGGAGVWGWLNLSRTHRATLGYVLAETEVRSDAGLPSVAIIVPGRDEAEHLPETLRGLCAQDYPDYRVVFVDDASGDGTPGITREMAGCYEHLRVVRNEASPPAGWVGKPHAVWRGYEALVAEERRTGWRAEWVCFTDADIHWHPQCLRSAVRHGLETGADLVGLYPELWFGSWVEALVQVQLVLALGVLYPVERAMDPGHEDTLTGGAFMLVRRSHYDAIGGHRAVQGLVVEDLALGKALKANGARVRVAMASELFWCRMYEGWADQWEGLTKNAYAGIDYNPLKALGMLTGVAMFNVLPTVSLLVWGVAVVVGSVDLSSVYGWLPGVLAGVGAVMGARAMDAARKFCGLNGLYAWSLAAGSAVYGVIVLASIRDYYLGGNRWKGRRYG, encoded by the coding sequence ATGGCTTTGGTGTTGTGGTGGTTCTGGGTGGTGGCGTTGGCGGGTGGAGCGGGGGTGTGGGGGTGGTTGAATCTGTCGCGGACGCATCGGGCGACGCTGGGTTATGTGCTGGCAGAGACGGAGGTTAGATCGGATGCGGGGCTGCCGAGCGTGGCGATCATTGTGCCGGGGCGGGATGAGGCGGAGCATCTGCCGGAGACGTTGCGGGGGTTGTGCGCTCAGGACTACCCGGACTACCGGGTGGTGTTCGTGGATGATGCTTCGGGGGATGGGACGCCTGGGATAACCCGAGAGATGGCAGGGTGTTACGAGCATCTGAGGGTGGTGCGGAACGAGGCGAGTCCGCCGGCGGGTTGGGTGGGGAAGCCGCATGCGGTGTGGCGGGGGTATGAGGCGCTGGTGGCGGAGGAGAGGCGGACGGGCTGGCGGGCGGAGTGGGTGTGTTTTACGGATGCAGATATCCATTGGCATCCGCAGTGTTTACGGTCGGCGGTGCGTCATGGGTTGGAGACGGGGGCGGACCTGGTGGGGCTGTATCCCGAGCTGTGGTTCGGGTCTTGGGTGGAGGCGTTGGTGCAGGTGCAACTCGTGCTGGCGCTTGGGGTTCTGTATCCGGTGGAGCGGGCGATGGATCCGGGGCATGAGGACACGCTGACGGGGGGAGCTTTTATGCTGGTGCGGCGGTCGCATTACGATGCGATCGGTGGGCATCGGGCGGTGCAAGGTCTTGTGGTGGAAGACCTTGCGCTTGGGAAGGCGTTGAAGGCGAATGGGGCGCGGGTGCGGGTGGCGATGGCGAGTGAGTTGTTCTGGTGCCGGATGTACGAGGGGTGGGCGGATCAGTGGGAGGGTCTGACGAAGAACGCGTATGCGGGGATCGACTATAACCCATTGAAGGCACTGGGGATGCTGACGGGGGTGGCGATGTTTAATGTGCTGCCGACGGTGAGTCTGCTGGTGTGGGGCGTGGCTGTGGTGGTGGGAAGTGTTGATCTGAGCAGTGTTTACGGGTGGCTGCCGGGGGTGTTGGCGGGGGTGGGAGCGGTGATGGGGGCGCGGGCGATGGATGCCGCGCGTAAGTTTTGTGGTCTTAACGGGTTGTATGCGTGGTCGCTGGCGGCGGGGAGTGCGGTGTATGGGGTGATCGTGCTGGCGAGCATCCGGGATTATTACCTGGGCGGGAACCGGTGGAAGGGGCGGCGGTATGGGTGA
- the nrdR gene encoding transcriptional regulator NrdR: MQCPYCGTNNDRVIDSRPAEDGQAIRRRRECEGCKKRFTTYETVEQTTKLVVVKRDGTRVPFDPAKMLAGLESACYKRPVPTKVLQEAVKHVAEQLRRSGEREVDAMDIGRLLAERLRDIDQVAYVRFASVYKQFRDLDELLDEVREVIEASGRKTPGQGKLFR; this comes from the coding sequence ATGCAATGCCCTTACTGCGGAACCAATAATGACCGCGTGATCGACTCACGCCCCGCTGAGGATGGCCAGGCCATCCGCAGGCGGCGTGAGTGCGAGGGCTGCAAGAAGCGTTTTACCACCTACGAGACCGTCGAGCAGACCACCAAGCTGGTCGTCGTCAAACGCGATGGAACCCGGGTCCCGTTTGATCCGGCCAAGATGCTCGCGGGTCTGGAATCGGCCTGCTACAAACGGCCGGTGCCCACTAAGGTCCTGCAGGAAGCCGTCAAGCATGTCGCCGAGCAGCTTCGGCGTTCTGGCGAACGGGAGGTTGATGCCATGGACATTGGGCGCTTGCTCGCTGAACGGCTGCGTGACATCGATCAGGTGGCTTATGTTCGGTTTGCTTCGGTTTATAAGCAGTTTCGTGATCTTGACGAGCTGCTGGATGAGGTTCGGGAGGTTATAGAAGCCTCGGGCCGCAAGACCCCCGGACAGGGCAAGCTCTTCCGATAA
- a CDS encoding formyltetrahydrofolate deformylase codes for MPEIRAVVSVIGRDQKGVVARFATYLAERSVNILDLKQQVVHGQFIMDMLVDLADMSPSLDELITGLLDLGCDIGMEVRVALQQRKPRRVAVLVSKEAHCLSTLIEDWKAGKFRGDLVTVLGNHPDLEPVATAAGLPFAHFPAKPDKPAHFKWMMEQLAAVEPDLIVLARYMQIVPPEMVQAYPYKIINIHPSLLPHFPGAKPYHAAWEAGVRVAGCTAHFVTDDLDEGPIILQDVFHIDVGRHTAEDVRSKGQRLEGRILADAVQMFLDQKLVVVDDKVVFRPGLSSMLDHA; via the coding sequence ATGCCCGAGATCAGAGCCGTTGTTTCCGTCATAGGTCGCGACCAGAAGGGCGTCGTCGCTAGGTTTGCGACCTATCTCGCAGAGCGAAGCGTCAACATCCTTGACCTCAAGCAGCAGGTGGTCCACGGGCAGTTCATCATGGACATGCTCGTCGATCTCGCGGACATGTCGCCTTCGCTCGACGAGCTGATCACCGGCTTGCTCGACCTCGGTTGCGACATCGGCATGGAGGTCCGTGTCGCCCTGCAGCAGCGCAAGCCTCGCCGGGTCGCCGTGCTGGTCTCGAAAGAAGCCCACTGTCTCAGCACGCTGATCGAGGACTGGAAGGCCGGCAAGTTCAGGGGCGACCTCGTGACGGTCCTTGGGAATCACCCCGATCTTGAACCGGTCGCCACGGCTGCGGGTCTGCCTTTCGCTCATTTTCCTGCGAAGCCGGACAAGCCGGCTCACTTCAAGTGGATGATGGAGCAGCTCGCCGCCGTCGAGCCCGACCTGATTGTGCTGGCCCGGTACATGCAGATCGTCCCGCCGGAGATGGTGCAGGCCTACCCCTACAAGATCATCAACATCCACCCGTCGCTGCTGCCGCACTTCCCCGGGGCCAAGCCGTACCACGCCGCCTGGGAAGCCGGCGTGCGGGTCGCCGGCTGCACGGCCCACTTCGTGACCGATGACCTCGACGAGGGCCCGATCATCCTGCAGGACGTTTTTCATATTGACGTCGGTCGCCACACCGCAGAGGACGTGCGCAGCAAGGGCCAGCGGCTCGAAGGCCGGATCCTCGCCGACGCGGTGCAGATGTTTCTCGACCAGAAGCTGGTCGTCGTCGATGACAAGGTCGTTTTCCGGCCGGGACTGAGTTCGATGCTGGATCACGCGTGA
- the lpdA gene encoding dihydrolipoyl dehydrogenase, with protein sequence MAETAKFDLVVVGGGPGGYVGAIRAAQLGMKVACVERDKLGGVCLNWGCIPTKALLAGAEFYHRLKHEAADWGIKTEGVGHDWDKVIGRSRNVAGQLNKGVGFLFKKNKVTHIQGHAFIPKAGTVEVYAEDDVEHKGDVKQVLEAKSILVATGARPRPLAGAAFDGERIIAAKEAMTMKTQPKKMLIVGAGAIGMEFAYFYNAFGTECTVVEMQERLLPIEDDEVSAAIERSFKKAGVGIRSGHITLSLEKTSNGVKATIAPVGDEKKVETIEADVALVAIGVMGRYDGLFSDSLGLETFKDHIKVDYKREGADYQTSVKGIYAIGDVIGPPWLAHVSSEEAIVCVERMAGHHAPDIDYNGIPGCTYCQPQVASVGLTERAAKEQGIEYVASKFPFQASGKAQALGATEGFSKLITGKKHGEILGAHMIGEGVTELIAEICLAMRLEATADEVIGTIHAHPTMSEATHEAALGAQNRMIHF encoded by the coding sequence ATGGCTGAGACGGCAAAGTTTGATCTGGTGGTCGTTGGCGGCGGTCCGGGGGGCTATGTCGGAGCGATCCGGGCGGCCCAACTGGGGATGAAGGTCGCCTGCGTTGAGCGCGACAAGCTCGGCGGGGTGTGCCTGAACTGGGGATGCATCCCGACCAAGGCGCTGCTGGCCGGCGCGGAGTTCTACCACCGGCTCAAGCACGAGGCAGCGGACTGGGGGATCAAGACCGAGGGTGTCGGCCACGACTGGGACAAGGTCATCGGCCGGTCCCGGAACGTCGCGGGCCAACTCAACAAGGGCGTGGGCTTTTTGTTCAAAAAGAACAAGGTCACGCACATCCAGGGCCACGCGTTCATCCCGAAAGCCGGGACCGTCGAGGTGTACGCCGAAGACGATGTGGAGCACAAGGGGGATGTGAAACAGGTACTCGAAGCAAAAAGCATCCTGGTGGCGACCGGAGCACGCCCCAGGCCGCTGGCGGGCGCTGCGTTTGATGGCGAGCGGATCATCGCGGCGAAAGAGGCGATGACTATGAAGACCCAGCCCAAGAAGATGCTGATCGTCGGGGCAGGCGCAATTGGGATGGAGTTTGCCTACTTCTACAACGCCTTCGGCACCGAATGCACGGTGGTGGAGATGCAGGAGCGCCTGCTGCCGATCGAGGATGACGAGGTCTCCGCCGCGATCGAGCGATCGTTCAAGAAGGCGGGCGTGGGCATCCGGTCGGGACACATAACGCTGTCGCTGGAGAAGACGAGCAATGGCGTGAAGGCAACCATCGCGCCGGTCGGCGATGAGAAAAAAGTCGAGACGATCGAGGCCGATGTCGCGCTGGTCGCGATCGGCGTCATGGGTCGGTACGACGGTTTATTCAGCGACTCCCTGGGGCTGGAGACCTTCAAGGACCACATCAAGGTCGACTATAAGCGAGAGGGAGCCGACTACCAGACCTCGGTCAAGGGGATCTACGCCATCGGCGATGTCATCGGCCCGCCCTGGCTGGCCCACGTGTCGTCGGAAGAGGCGATCGTCTGCGTCGAGCGCATGGCCGGTCACCACGCACCGGACATCGACTACAACGGCATCCCGGGCTGCACCTACTGCCAGCCGCAGGTCGCTTCGGTCGGCCTGACCGAGCGCGCAGCCAAGGAGCAGGGCATCGAATACGTCGCGAGCAAGTTCCCGTTTCAGGCCTCCGGCAAGGCTCAGGCGCTCGGTGCCACCGAGGGCTTCTCCAAGCTGATCACGGGCAAGAAGCACGGCGAGATCCTCGGCGCGCACATGATCGGCGAAGGCGTCACCGAACTGATCGCCGAGATCTGCCTGGCGATGCGACTCGAAGCCACGGCGGACGAGGTGATCGGCACCATCCACGCCCACCCGACCATGTCGGAAGCGACCCACGAGGCGGCCTTGGGTGCGCAGAACCGGATGATCCACTTTTAA
- a CDS encoding CBS domain-containing protein: MATVHQILDRKGNQVYSVSPETSVSRAAESMTEHNIGSLLVVGRTGLLGIITERDVLRKVIARQLDPTATVVRDAMTANVWTCTPDTSLEDISDVFKDRRIRHLPVVGGEGQILGVVSLGDLNAFRLEGQAVMIEYLHQYLHGAA, translated from the coding sequence ATGGCGACCGTCCACCAGATCCTCGACCGGAAGGGCAATCAGGTCTACAGCGTGTCACCGGAGACGTCGGTGTCTCGTGCTGCGGAGTCGATGACGGAGCACAACATCGGGTCGCTGCTGGTGGTTGGGCGCACAGGGTTGCTGGGGATTATTACGGAGCGGGACGTGCTGCGGAAGGTGATCGCGCGGCAGCTCGATCCTACGGCGACGGTGGTGCGGGACGCGATGACGGCGAACGTGTGGACGTGCACGCCGGATACGTCGCTGGAGGACATCTCGGATGTGTTTAAGGACCGGCGGATCAGGCACTTGCCGGTAGTTGGGGGTGAGGGACAGATTCTCGGGGTGGTGTCGCTGGGTGACCTCAACGCGTTTCGGCTTGAGGGTCAGGCGGTGATGATTGAGTACCTGCATCAGTATCTGCACGGGGCTGCGTAA
- a CDS encoding TIGR00282 family metallophosphoesterase: protein MSVRIALLGDIVGTPGRQVVTQAVPILREQHGVALVVANAENAANGSGLTPEMHAKLIAAGVDGMTLGDHAYRKKQIVGTLERETTLIRPANLSQKAKGKVCLRLLAEVGREKLPVYIFTVIGRLFMNTMQGSDPFAVVDQMLAQIHERPCAILVEVHAEATSEKVAMGWYLNERATAVYGTHTHIQTADARVLPTQIEGARSPAAALAAGAGGTAYITDLGMSGPQDSVLGRRVDRVVHQMTTAMPAAFDVAEGNPEVRGVIVEVDTATGRALAIETIAIPADLKKKPFLAS, encoded by the coding sequence GTGAGTGTACGGATTGCGTTGCTGGGCGACATTGTCGGGACGCCGGGGCGGCAGGTGGTGACCCAAGCGGTGCCGATTCTGCGCGAACAACACGGAGTAGCGCTGGTCGTGGCGAACGCCGAGAACGCAGCCAATGGCTCGGGATTGACACCCGAGATGCACGCCAAGCTGATCGCTGCAGGGGTCGACGGCATGACACTGGGGGATCACGCCTACCGCAAAAAACAGATCGTGGGCACGCTCGAGCGCGAGACGACGCTGATCCGCCCGGCGAATCTGTCGCAGAAGGCAAAGGGCAAAGTCTGCCTCCGCCTGCTGGCCGAGGTGGGCCGTGAAAAGTTGCCGGTCTATATCTTCACAGTCATCGGCCGGCTGTTTATGAACACCATGCAGGGCAGCGACCCGTTCGCAGTGGTCGATCAGATGCTCGCCCAGATCCACGAGCGCCCCTGCGCGATCCTCGTCGAGGTCCACGCCGAGGCGACCAGCGAGAAGGTCGCGATGGGCTGGTATCTCAACGAACGGGCCACCGCGGTCTACGGCACCCACACCCACATCCAGACCGCAGATGCCCGGGTGCTGCCGACACAGATCGAAGGCGCGCGCAGCCCCGCGGCAGCGCTGGCGGCGGGCGCGGGCGGCACGGCCTACATCACCGACCTGGGCATGAGTGGCCCGCAGGACTCAGTCCTTGGTCGGCGAGTCGATCGCGTCGTCCATCAGATGACCACGGCCATGCCCGCAGCGTTTGACGTCGCGGAGGGCAACCCCGAGGTTCGCGGGGTGATCGTCGAGGTCGACACCGCGACAGGCCGAGCGCTCGCCATCGAAACAATCGCGATCCCCGCCGACCTCAAGAAGAAGCCGTTCCTGGCGAGCTGA